One Pseudodesulfovibrio cashew DNA window includes the following coding sequences:
- a CDS encoding type I restriction endonuclease subunit R produces the protein MVFSEDSRVKIPCILHLVRLGYNYLSLKEASWDEETNIFTDVFREAIARINPGIEDVDIDRFFEDVKLSLDNEDLGQAFYEKLLERSGTKLIDFADFSNNSFHVVTELTYKNGDDEFRPDIILLINGLPLVFIEVKKPNNRQGVLAERDRIITRCQNSKFRRFINITQLMVFSNNMEYDDESALPIEGAFYASPSYEEPTFNYFREEEDLNLYKLLADENDAVENEVLRDNNLNVIKHSPEFLSNKSPDTPTNRICTSLFTRDRLSFLLQYALTYVNEADGLHKHVMRYPQLFATKAIEKKLDAGVRKGIIWHTQGSGKTALAYYNTRFLTDYFQRRSVIPKFYFIVDRLDLLIQAQREFSSRGLTVHTINNREAFARDIKATQALHNHSGKPEITVVNIQKFQDDPDVVRTEDYDVSVQRIYFLDEVHRSYNPKGSFLANLGQSDQNAIKIGLTGTPLLGNDFNSRSLFGDYIHKYYYNASIADGYTLRLIREEIATNYKLALEEALAAVEIQQGDVNRKLVYAHPQFVEPMLDYIIQNFENSRGALNDASIGGLVICDSSDQAKKMFEIFQDRLASQGVNKSTSSSKRKRMVKSGALILHDVGNKEERKEWVEEFKAGKIDLLFVYNMLLTGFDSRRLKKLYLGRVIRKHNLLQALTRVNRPYKEFRYGYVVDFADIRKEFDATNKAYFEELQAELGDEIEHYSHLFKSVEEIESEVEAIKDVLFLYDIENAEVFSQQISQIQDRATVQALKKALADARSLYNLIRLQGEYELLQRLDFQKLNQLYRETCNHLDLLNLKESIESSADTANLLNVALEDVLFMFTKVKEEELVLADKLRNTLRRTREALADNFDQQDPKFITLKEELERLFKNKKLNEVSQKEMNANIDALNAIHDKVKELNRQNNQLRAKYQGDAKYTRIYKRLLERGTLSEPERHIFEALTGVKKQADDQVLQNTQLLDNESYFERMMMPLVIDQFQTRQKIKLNPDASRTINKLVVSEYMNEFVSGNRAGVHAW, from the coding sequence ATGGTTTTTAGTGAAGATTCGCGCGTCAAAATTCCTTGTATCCTGCATTTGGTCAGGCTTGGTTACAACTACCTGTCCCTCAAGGAGGCATCATGGGATGAAGAAACCAACATCTTTACAGACGTATTCCGCGAAGCCATAGCCAGAATCAACCCCGGCATTGAAGATGTAGACATCGATCGGTTTTTTGAAGATGTGAAGCTTTCACTCGACAATGAAGATTTGGGGCAAGCTTTTTATGAGAAGCTCCTTGAACGGTCAGGAACTAAACTGATCGATTTCGCGGACTTTTCTAACAACAGCTTCCACGTGGTCACGGAGTTGACCTACAAGAACGGCGATGACGAATTTAGGCCGGATATCATCTTGCTCATCAACGGGTTGCCTCTTGTGTTCATCGAAGTCAAAAAGCCCAACAACCGACAAGGGGTTTTGGCTGAACGCGATCGGATAATCACTCGTTGCCAGAACTCGAAATTTCGTCGTTTCATCAACATTACCCAGTTGATGGTATTCTCAAACAACATGGAATATGACGATGAGTCGGCACTCCCCATTGAAGGAGCCTTCTATGCCAGTCCCTCATATGAAGAACCTACTTTCAATTACTTCCGTGAAGAGGAAGACCTGAATCTCTACAAATTGTTGGCCGACGAGAACGATGCAGTTGAAAACGAAGTTCTCCGCGACAACAACCTGAATGTCATCAAACATAGCCCGGAGTTCCTTAGCAACAAATCACCTGATACGCCCACCAATCGGATTTGTACTTCTCTGTTCACTCGGGACCGTCTGTCATTCCTGTTGCAATACGCTCTAACCTACGTCAACGAAGCAGACGGCTTACATAAGCATGTCATGCGCTACCCACAGCTTTTCGCCACCAAGGCGATTGAAAAAAAGCTAGATGCAGGTGTTCGTAAGGGAATTATCTGGCATACTCAGGGTAGTGGGAAAACGGCACTGGCCTACTACAATACTCGTTTTTTGACAGACTATTTTCAGCGTCGTTCCGTCATCCCTAAGTTCTATTTTATTGTAGATCGGCTTGACCTTCTTATCCAAGCGCAACGCGAGTTTTCCAGCCGAGGACTGACCGTTCACACCATCAACAACCGAGAAGCGTTCGCGCGAGACATTAAGGCTACACAGGCACTTCACAATCACTCCGGCAAGCCAGAGATCACTGTGGTCAACATCCAGAAATTTCAGGATGACCCAGACGTGGTTCGTACGGAGGACTATGATGTAAGTGTCCAACGAATTTACTTCCTTGACGAAGTACATCGTAGCTACAATCCGAAGGGTAGCTTTCTCGCCAACCTTGGCCAATCAGACCAAAATGCAATTAAGATAGGTCTTACTGGCACTCCTTTGCTGGGGAACGACTTTAACTCCAGATCGTTGTTTGGAGATTACATCCACAAATATTACTACAACGCGTCAATCGCTGATGGGTACACCCTACGTCTGATCCGTGAAGAAATCGCCACTAACTATAAACTCGCTTTGGAAGAAGCCTTAGCGGCAGTTGAGATTCAGCAAGGTGATGTTAATAGGAAGCTCGTTTACGCTCATCCTCAATTTGTTGAGCCGATGCTTGATTACATCATTCAGAACTTTGAGAACAGCCGAGGAGCACTGAATGACGCAAGCATAGGCGGGTTAGTTATCTGCGACAGCTCAGATCAGGCCAAAAAGATGTTTGAAATTTTCCAGGATCGCCTTGCTTCCCAGGGAGTCAATAAGAGCACGTCCTCATCAAAACGTAAAAGAATGGTTAAAAGCGGTGCTCTGATCCTACATGACGTAGGCAACAAAGAAGAGCGCAAGGAGTGGGTTGAGGAGTTTAAGGCCGGTAAAATTGACCTGCTGTTTGTCTACAACATGCTACTCACTGGCTTTGATTCTCGAAGGTTGAAAAAACTGTACCTTGGACGGGTGATTCGTAAGCACAACCTGCTGCAAGCATTAACCAGAGTTAACCGACCCTACAAAGAATTTCGATATGGATATGTCGTTGACTTCGCGGACATCAGGAAAGAATTCGATGCCACCAATAAAGCCTATTTTGAAGAGTTGCAGGCTGAGCTTGGCGACGAAATAGAGCATTATTCTCACTTGTTCAAATCCGTCGAGGAAATTGAAAGTGAGGTTGAAGCAATCAAAGATGTCCTATTTCTTTACGACATCGAGAACGCCGAAGTTTTTTCTCAACAGATAAGCCAGATACAAGACCGTGCTACGGTTCAGGCCCTGAAAAAGGCTCTTGCTGATGCCCGTAGTCTCTACAACCTGATTCGTTTACAAGGTGAATACGAACTCCTTCAAAGACTCGACTTCCAGAAGCTCAATCAGCTCTATCGTGAAACATGTAACCACCTCGACCTGCTTAATCTTAAAGAGAGCATTGAGTCGAGTGCCGACACAGCCAATCTGCTTAATGTCGCTTTAGAAGATGTGCTGTTCATGTTTACCAAGGTCAAGGAAGAAGAGTTAGTACTGGCTGACAAGCTTAGGAACACGTTACGCAGGACCCGTGAAGCATTGGCAGACAATTTCGACCAGCAAGACCCAAAGTTCATCACTCTCAAAGAAGAGTTGGAACGGCTTTTCAAGAACAAAAAGTTGAATGAAGTTTCGCAAAAAGAAATGAACGCAAATATCGATGCGCTCAACGCGATCCACGATAAGGTCAAAGAGTTGAATCGCCAAAACAATCAACTTCGAGCGAAGTACCAAGGTGACGCAAAATACACCCGCATCTACAAGCGATTGCTAGAGCGAGGCACTTTGTCAGAGCCTGAACGTCATATTTTTGAGGCTTTAACTGGAGTGAAGAAGCAAGCTGACGATCAGGTGCTCCAAAACACCCAGCTGCTGGATAATGAAAGCTACTTTGAACGGATGATGATGCCGTTAGTAATAGATCAGTTTCAAACCCGCCAAAAAATCAAACTCAACCCGGACGCATCACGAACAATCAACAAACTCGTTGTGTCCGAATACATGAATGAATTTGTTTCAGGCAACAGAGCAGGAGTACATGCGTGGTAA
- a CDS encoding DUF1131 family protein, protein MFDIITGTDLLDKAKRELTKYQQQPNSDNLFNLFVTIRHIEDYAKYKFATRKSRNKYHKKIEDTFGDLYPWMLFICNKQKHCKVSTGVVGQAMEGGHVQYAFSGEINGAPLNELPINGGDEYRVEYNGATYELGQLAAMLIGKWENLL, encoded by the coding sequence ATGTTTGACATTATTACCGGAACCGACCTTCTTGATAAAGCCAAACGAGAACTGACAAAGTATCAACAGCAACCGAATAGTGACAATCTTTTCAACCTGTTCGTCACGATTCGACACATTGAGGATTACGCAAAGTACAAATTCGCCACTCGAAAATCTAGAAACAAATATCACAAGAAGATTGAAGACACATTTGGCGACCTCTATCCATGGATGCTGTTCATTTGCAATAAGCAGAAACACTGCAAGGTTTCCACAGGAGTCGTAGGCCAGGCGATGGAAGGAGGCCATGTCCAATATGCATTCTCTGGCGAGATCAATGGGGCACCGTTAAACGAACTCCCTATCAATGGCGGCGATGAGTATCGCGTCGAGTATAATGGTGCCACATACGAATTAGGTCAACTAGCGGCAATGCTCATCGGTAAATGGGAAAATTTGCTTTAG